From Medicago truncatula cultivar Jemalong A17 chromosome 7, MtrunA17r5.0-ANR, whole genome shotgun sequence, a single genomic window includes:
- the LOC11408158 gene encoding CRIB domain-containing protein RIC4 isoform X1, with the protein MRQRMERLVILPFSAGCISEASVAVGVPHPRRSKPAETNSPHDAIKGSKGVEDSEILSGESMKNSLRLLDVVPKPNLSFNKLFKGFKNFSQLFVEKEEDLEEAEMDMEIGCPTDVQHVTHIGWDGVTTSCAAHDPMRGWDSLIPPELLSVASQSLQTKHETTSPINIMPSIA; encoded by the exons ATGAGACAGAGAATGGAAAGGCTTGTCATTCTTCCTTTCTCAGCTGGTTGTATCTCTGAGGCCAGTGTTGCTGTTGGTGTTCCACATCCAAGAAGATCAAAACCTGCAGAGACTAATTCACCACATGATGCAATAA AAGGATCTAAAGGAGTCGAGGATTCGGAGATTTTGTCCGGTGAAAGTATGAAGAATTCTTTGAGATTGCTTGATGTTGTTCCAAAGCCTAACCTATCCTTCAACAAGCTGTTCAAAGGCTTCAAGAACTTTTCTCAATTGTTTG TGGAGAAAGAAGAGGACTTAGAAGAAGCAGAAATGGACATGGAAATAGGGTGTCCAACAGATGTACAACATGTGACACACATAGGTTGGGATGGTGTTACAACCTCATGTGCTGCTCATGACCCAATGAGGGGATGGGATTCTCTCATTCCTCCTGAGCTTCTCTCTGTAGCCTCTCAATCTTTACAGACAAAACATGAAACAACATCTCCCATCAACATCATGCCTTCTATTGCTTGA
- the LOC11408158 gene encoding CRIB domain-containing protein RIC4 isoform X2, with translation MRQRMERLVILPFSAGCISEASVAVGVPHPRRSKPAETNSPHDAIRSKGVEDSEILSGESMKNSLRLLDVVPKPNLSFNKLFKGFKNFSQLFVEKEEDLEEAEMDMEIGCPTDVQHVTHIGWDGVTTSCAAHDPMRGWDSLIPPELLSVASQSLQTKHETTSPINIMPSIA, from the exons ATGAGACAGAGAATGGAAAGGCTTGTCATTCTTCCTTTCTCAGCTGGTTGTATCTCTGAGGCCAGTGTTGCTGTTGGTGTTCCACATCCAAGAAGATCAAAACCTGCAGAGACTAATTCACCACATGATGCAATAA GATCTAAAGGAGTCGAGGATTCGGAGATTTTGTCCGGTGAAAGTATGAAGAATTCTTTGAGATTGCTTGATGTTGTTCCAAAGCCTAACCTATCCTTCAACAAGCTGTTCAAAGGCTTCAAGAACTTTTCTCAATTGTTTG TGGAGAAAGAAGAGGACTTAGAAGAAGCAGAAATGGACATGGAAATAGGGTGTCCAACAGATGTACAACATGTGACACACATAGGTTGGGATGGTGTTACAACCTCATGTGCTGCTCATGACCCAATGAGGGGATGGGATTCTCTCATTCCTCCTGAGCTTCTCTCTGTAGCCTCTCAATCTTTACAGACAAAACATGAAACAACATCTCCCATCAACATCATGCCTTCTATTGCTTGA